The Hypanus sabinus isolate sHypSab1 chromosome X1, sHypSab1.hap1, whole genome shotgun sequence genome window below encodes:
- the LOC132384998 gene encoding fidgetin-like yields the protein MHWTPEHAQGPEQYLDFSFTMSSLAHKPEENHLIQQHPRYEWANDDISALTASNLLKKYAEKYSGTVNSSLERPEQNPYIDAPLGPINEQKNENESWQMSFHEQGSFSASSIDDGLTGSIPAPVRLPSSSRHSIDPRYAYQSHSLTKDSLSPVTNGSSGALKRKTFDTNLREDEGLNRYSYRQQRTALHLYQMPNDEALGDCQDNHFGRNGDTLPVEFKTRKQRIVNDLIDKYGDHGKKRMMSPPYNSEQLPLQSSSSEAFVKFTSALLDSEVADEQDHMLNPQMQARRVETVTASSQLEEQLKSMDSQLLSLVTNEIVDSSPPVQWGDIAGLDAAKAVIEQQILWPLLRPEAYNGANRAPKSILLFGPRGGGKTMLTRCIATHLGATFLKVSGSSFISKWKGDGEMILQAMFLVARSRQPSVIFINELDVMLSNPVGEGSIHLNSIKAKLLSHVEDVLNSNSDHIIVIGGTRHPDDIEETIHRYFIKRLYISPPDSIARRQILIYTLSQQDHCLSDGEISSIVQNTEGYSGSDLMQLCQEAASEQDGQRKAATYKDFENAFCKVRPSISEKDLKLYTEWSKLFGSCV from the exons ATGCATTGGACTCCAGAGCATGCTCAGGGACCAGAGCAGTACCTCGATTTCTCATTCACAATGTCTTCTCTAGCTCACAAACCAGAAGAGAACCATCTCATACAGCAGCATCCCCGGTACGAGTGGGCAAATGATGACATTTCTGCACTGACAGCCTCTAATTTGCTCAAGAAATATGCAGAGAAGTACTCTGGGACTGTGAACTCTTCACTTGAGAGGCCAGAGCAAAATCCTTACATAGATGCTCCACTTGGACCAATTAATGAACAAAAGAATGAAAACGAATCCTGGCAAATGTCCTTTCATGAACAAGGATCATTTTCTGCAAGTTCAATAGATGATGGTCTTACAGGCA GTATTCCAGCTCCTGTTCGTCTTCCTTCCTCATCCCGCCATTCCATAGACCCAAGATATGCCTACCAGAGCCATAGTTTGactaaggattctttatctcctGTTACCAATGGCTCAAGCGGTGCTTTGAAGAGAAAAACATTTGATACAAACCTGAGAGAGGATGAGGGTCTGAATAGGTACAGTTATAGACAACAAAGGACTGCTTTACATTTGTATCAGATGCCAAATGATGAGGCACTTGGTGATTGTCAAGACAATCACTTTGGTAGAAATGGTGACACGTTGCCTGTAGAATTCAAAACAAGGAAGCAACGTATTGTGAATGACCTTATTGATAAATACGGCGACCATGGGAAGAAAAGAATGATGTCACCACCATACAATAGTGAACAGCTTCCACTTCAGTCAAGCTCGTCCGAAGCTTTTGTGAAGTTCACTTCTGCATTATTGGACAGCGAAGTGGCGGATGAGCAAGACCACATGCTTAACCCCCAGATGCAGGCTCGGAGAGTCGAGACGGTTACTGCGAGCAGTCAGTTGGAGGAGCAATTGAAAAGCATGGATTCTCAACTCCTAAGCTTAGTAACCAATGAAATTGTGGATTCGAGTCCTCCTGTACAGTGGGGTGATATTGCTGGACTGGATGCTGCAAAAGCAGTGATTGAACAACAGATATTGTGGCCTTTGTTGAGGCCAGAAGCGTACAATGGTGCAAATAGGGCACCAAAAAGCATTTTGCTGTTTGGACCTCGTGGAGGAGGCAAAACGATGCTCACAAGATGCATTGCCACTCACCTAGGGGCAACTTTCCTGAAGGTCAGTGGTTCTTCCTTCATCTCTAagtggaagggagatggggagatgATCTTACAGGCTATGTTTCTTGTAGCTCGGTCTCGTCAACCATCTGTCATCTTTATCAATGAACTTGATGTCATGCTCTCTAACCCTGTGGGTGAAGGAAGCATCCACCTTAATTCTATTAAAGCCAAATTACTGTCTCATGTAGAAGATGTGCTGAACTCAAACAGTGACCATATTATAGTCATTGGAGGTACTAGGCACCCGGATGATATTGAGGAGACCATCCACAGGTACTTTATAAAGCGTCTTTATATCTCTCCACCGGATAGCATTGCAAGGCGCCAAATTTTAATCTATACCTTGTCCCAACAAGACCATTgcctgagtgatggggaaattAGCTCAATTGTTCAGAATACAGAAGGATATTCAGGGAGCGATCTCATGCAGCTCTGCCAGGAAGCGGCTTCTGAGCAAGATGGTCAGCGGAAAGCTGCCACCTACAAAGATTTTGAAAATGCATTTTGCAAAGTCCGCCCCAGCATTTCAGAAAAGGATCTGAAGTTGTACACAGAATGGAGCAAGTTGTTTGGGTCTTGTGTCTGA